In a single window of the Planctomycetia bacterium genome:
- a CDS encoding recombinase family protein: protein MDLEGASNPPRSSVEVRPVRCAIYTRKSTSEGLDQAFNSLDAQREAGESYIASQKHTGWVVIPEKYDDGGYSGGSLDRPALSKLLADVTEGRVDCVVVYKVDRLSRSLLDFTRLMKLFEDKNVHFVSVTQHFNTADSMGRLTLNILLSFAQFEREIIGERTRDKIAAARKKGKWAGGRPVLGYDIDRVHKRLVVNEEEAPKVREIFELYLKKESLLATVDELARRGWTTKRWESSKGGQMGGRPFDKTNIYVLLTNVAYLGKVRHYQHVHEGEHPAILDQALFDRVQSMLDRNRSTRGSLVRNQHGALLKGILRCKSCNAAMISSVSCKGTRRYRYYICCKSLKRGAASCPTRSVNARNFEELVLRQIRELKIDQSLLKNSTIADAAQILRSQWDGLAREAQARLIRLVVKAIEIDGAQQRLDIHFTEEFMRCLKKRQTA from the coding sequence ATGGACCTCGAAGGAGCATCGAACCCGCCTCGAAGCTCCGTAGAGGTTCGGCCGGTTCGCTGCGCCATCTACACCCGTAAATCGACCAGCGAAGGGCTGGATCAAGCCTTCAACTCGCTCGACGCCCAACGCGAAGCGGGAGAATCATACATCGCCTCCCAAAAACACACCGGTTGGGTGGTCATTCCTGAAAAGTATGACGATGGCGGATACTCAGGCGGCAGCCTGGACAGGCCGGCGCTGAGCAAATTGCTGGCCGACGTCACCGAGGGCCGAGTGGACTGCGTCGTTGTCTACAAGGTCGATCGCCTCTCCCGGTCGCTCCTGGACTTCACTCGATTGATGAAGCTCTTTGAGGACAAGAATGTCCACTTCGTCAGCGTGACCCAGCACTTCAATACCGCCGACTCCATGGGTCGATTGACCCTGAACATCCTGTTGTCCTTCGCCCAATTCGAACGGGAGATCATCGGAGAGCGAACGCGCGACAAGATCGCTGCTGCCCGAAAGAAGGGCAAATGGGCAGGCGGCAGGCCGGTCCTCGGCTACGACATCGATCGGGTCCATAAGCGGCTGGTGGTCAACGAGGAAGAAGCGCCGAAGGTCAGGGAGATCTTCGAACTCTACCTGAAGAAGGAGTCGCTTCTGGCGACGGTGGATGAACTGGCCCGTCGCGGCTGGACCACCAAGCGCTGGGAAAGCAGCAAGGGCGGGCAAATGGGAGGAAGGCCCTTCGACAAGACCAACATCTACGTTCTGCTGACCAACGTGGCCTACCTGGGCAAGGTCAGGCACTACCAGCATGTCCACGAAGGAGAGCACCCGGCCATCCTGGATCAAGCGCTGTTCGACCGCGTGCAATCGATGCTGGACCGGAATCGGTCAACGCGAGGCTCATTAGTCCGCAATCAACATGGGGCCCTACTCAAGGGGATTCTTCGATGCAAGTCCTGCAATGCGGCGATGATCTCCAGCGTCTCGTGCAAAGGGACAAGGCGCTATCGGTATTACATCTGCTGCAAGTCGCTCAAGCGCGGGGCGGCGTCATGTCCCACACGCTCGGTCAACGCCAGGAACTTCGAGGAACTGGTGCTGCGGCAGATTCGGGAATTGAAGATCGATCAGTCACTGCTGAAGAATTCCACCATCGCCGACGCAGCACAGATATTGCGCTCGCAATGGGATGGGCTCGCCAGAGAGGCCCAGGCGCGGTTGATCCGGCTCGTGGTCAAGGCCATCGAGATCGACGGCGCACAGCAGCGGCTGGACATTCACTTTACTGAGGAGTTCATGCGATGCCTGAAGAAGCGGCAGACGGCTTGA
- a CDS encoding DUF2924 domain-containing protein has protein sequence MKHSTRSAQLSRQAQRQLAELAELLNPLGRMIARAKRRCADKSEVNCRASDAGNSGFDTTGNAGVSAAVGRGRGHGPSRCRDIRLPPPGSMLRRAYKGRDLIVTILESGFEFEGRRYRSLSAIAKVVTGAHWNGLLFFGLISQEK, from the coding sequence ATGAAACACTCGACACGTAGCGCCCAACTCTCACGCCAGGCTCAGCGCCAACTGGCCGAACTGGCGGAGTTGCTCAACCCGCTCGGCCGTATGATCGCCCGAGCCAAGCGACGATGCGCGGACAAATCAGAAGTGAATTGTCGGGCCTCGGATGCCGGGAATTCCGGTTTTGATACAACCGGCAACGCAGGAGTCTCCGCCGCCGTTGGACGTGGCCGGGGGCATGGCCCCAGCCGCTGTCGAGACATACGTCTGCCCCCGCCAGGCTCGATGCTCCGCCGCGCCTACAAGGGCCGCGACCTCATCGTCACCATTCTTGAATCCGGATTCGAGTTCGAGGGCAGGCGCTACCGCTCCCTCAGCGCGATCGCGAAGGTGGTCACCGGTGCCCACTGGAATGGCCTGCTCTTCTTCGGCCTCATCTCCCAGGAGAAATAA
- a CDS encoding TetR/AcrR family transcriptional regulator, with protein MGKQTNQRIRATSREKLIGAAFSLIFRNGFQATGLDAIMSRAGVTKGAIYHHFRNKNELGYCVFDEVVAQWVRERWIDPFVRTEDPLGELRARMQSLTKLPNRHLAQGCPLNNLIQEVGGVDSGFGARMNALLDDWRSVLAGALRRGQRNGLVRRDLETVNAAAFIVAAIEGVVGIAKPASDNRVFKQSVAGFAGYLETLAPQ; from the coding sequence ATGGGCAAGCAGACTAATCAACGGATTCGCGCGACAAGCCGTGAAAAACTCATCGGTGCCGCATTTTCCCTGATCTTCAGGAACGGATTCCAAGCAACCGGGCTGGACGCGATCATGTCACGAGCCGGCGTCACGAAGGGCGCGATTTATCACCATTTCAGGAACAAGAACGAACTCGGATACTGCGTATTCGACGAGGTAGTGGCACAATGGGTTCGAGAGCGTTGGATTGACCCATTTGTGCGCACCGAAGACCCGCTAGGCGAACTCAGGGCACGAATGCAGAGCTTGACAAAACTGCCCAATCGTCACCTGGCACAGGGGTGCCCGTTGAACAACCTGATTCAAGAAGTCGGGGGAGTGGATTCGGGGTTTGGCGCCCGCATGAATGCGCTGCTCGACGATTGGCGATCCGTACTCGCTGGCGCTCTGAGACGCGGCCAGCGGAATGGGCTTGTCCGGCGCGATCTAGAAACAGTCAATGCTGCTGCATTCATCGTGGCCGCTATCGAAGGCGTAGTCGGTATCGCGAAACCAGCGTCTGACAATAGAGTATTCAAACAGTCCGTGGCTGGATTCGCAGGCTATCTCGAGACTCTAGCGCCGCAGTAA
- a CDS encoding helix-turn-helix domain-containing protein produces the protein MDSQGQTIVHACKQFGVMVQTYYRWLKEYGGLKADQA, from the coding sequence ATGGATTCTCAGGGACAAACAATCGTCCATGCCTGCAAGCAATTCGGCGTGATGGTGCAGACGTACTACCGCTGGCTGAAGGAGTACGGCGGTTTGAAGGCCGACCAGGCCTAA
- a CDS encoding transposase — translation MSNRKPRRSWKPADKLRIVLESMNSDAKLAEICRREGLSPNLVYQWRKALMKSADSVFARKTKDGGPDPKIEKMAAENTRMKSVIAEVIAENLELKKTLSD, via the coding sequence GTGTCCAATCGTAAGCCACGTCGTAGCTGGAAGCCGGCGGACAAGCTCCGCATTGTGCTGGAGTCCATGAACTCCGACGCCAAGCTGGCGGAGATCTGCCGCCGCGAGGGTCTCTCGCCCAACCTGGTCTATCAGTGGCGCAAGGCCCTGATGAAGTCGGCGGACAGCGTCTTCGCCCGCAAGACCAAAGACGGTGGGCCGGACCCCAAGATCGAAAAGATGGCCGCCGAGAATACGCGGATGAAGAGCGTCATCGCCGAGGTGATCGCCGAGAACCTCGAACTAAAAAAAACGCTCTCGGACTAA
- a CDS encoding DDE-type integrase/transposase/recombinase: MVTQTKQRIRWPLRRILRHLEIAPATYHRWLTRAGDGASAPTARAASGSLFEILLCERQKIIDYALSHADLRHRELAWKMLDENVVALSPSTVYRVLGEENLVCRWVPRGKRKGVGRGDRPTRPNEQWQTDLRYVKVGLRNFYLLAFLDVYSRYIVHHELLRFMDGRSVAIAAATAIGKLPAGIRPTIQSDHGSCYIAREFAQTLDAMDVGHHLIRPHTPTDNAEIERCNRTIGEKIDEALEVLETADFAAAEAVIDGVIDHYNHHRLHSSLNYLRPVDYYRGDPEPLLAERRRKLKTARELRKQENLKLRQKRLPYQAEETILNSERQFVSL, from the coding sequence GTGGTGACGCAGACAAAGCAGCGCATCCGATGGCCCCTGCGGCGAATCCTCCGCCATCTGGAGATCGCCCCGGCCACCTACCACCGATGGCTCACCAGAGCCGGCGATGGGGCCTCCGCGCCGACGGCCCGCGCTGCATCAGGGTCGCTGTTTGAAATTCTGCTCTGTGAACGGCAGAAGATCATCGACTATGCCCTGAGCCACGCAGACCTGCGACACCGCGAATTGGCCTGGAAAATGTTGGATGAAAACGTGGTCGCGCTCAGTCCCTCGACGGTCTATCGCGTCCTGGGTGAAGAGAATCTGGTGTGCCGCTGGGTTCCCCGGGGTAAGAGAAAAGGCGTCGGTCGGGGCGACCGGCCGACCCGACCCAACGAACAGTGGCAGACCGACCTCCGCTATGTGAAGGTTGGGCTGCGGAACTTTTACTTGCTGGCATTTCTGGACGTGTATTCGCGCTACATCGTGCATCACGAACTCCTGCGCTTCATGGATGGTCGCAGCGTCGCGATCGCCGCGGCCACGGCCATTGGAAAGCTTCCCGCCGGTATTCGCCCGACCATCCAGAGCGACCACGGCTCCTGCTACATCGCCCGGGAGTTCGCCCAGACCCTGGACGCCATGGACGTGGGACATCATCTGATCCGGCCGCACACGCCGACCGACAATGCTGAAATCGAGCGGTGCAACCGGACCATTGGCGAGAAGATTGATGAGGCGTTGGAAGTGCTGGAGACTGCCGACTTCGCCGCCGCCGAGGCTGTCATCGACGGCGTCATCGACCATTACAATCACCACCGGCTGCACAGCAGCCTGAACTATCTGCGGCCGGTGGACTATTATCGAGGTGATCCGGAGCCGCTCCTGGCCGAGCGACGCCGGAAATTAAAAACGGCCAGGGAACTGCGAAAGCAGGAGAACTTGAAACTGCGACAAAAACGACTGCCCTACCAGGCAGAGGAAACCATCCTTAATTCCGAAAGGCAATTTGTCTCACTTTGA
- a CDS encoding RNA polymerase sigma factor: MKLTRDSEGFLQQLEPLRHQLYGYAHRALNRSDQVADVLQETVMTAWREYPRFLAGTNFRAWVFRIMVNTIFTFNKRTGRERTISDVDTTLDVEAVLEHESEWALILEEPSRLQDILDERLVQALDDLGPNERQCFLLGQLQEFSYKDIADMLDLPLGTVMSHVHRARIKLRERLASFAIERRYISGGRP; this comes from the coding sequence TTGAAACTGACCCGGGATAGCGAAGGGTTCCTTCAGCAATTGGAGCCATTACGGCACCAGCTTTACGGGTACGCGCATCGTGCGCTGAATCGGTCGGACCAGGTCGCCGATGTGCTTCAAGAAACCGTGATGACGGCGTGGCGAGAGTATCCGCGTTTTCTGGCCGGTACGAATTTTCGGGCATGGGTGTTTCGGATCATGGTAAACACGATCTTCACATTCAATAAACGAACTGGTCGCGAGCGAACAATTTCCGACGTCGATACAACGTTGGATGTCGAGGCTGTGCTGGAGCATGAATCCGAATGGGCTTTGATTCTTGAGGAACCGAGCCGCTTGCAGGACATTCTCGACGAACGACTGGTTCAAGCGCTGGATGACCTGGGACCGAACGAGCGGCAGTGCTTCCTCCTGGGTCAGTTGCAGGAGTTTTCGTACAAGGATATCGCTGACATGCTTGATCTCCCGTTGGGCACAGTTATGTCGCACGTCCATCGCGCTCGCATAAAGTTACGGGAGCGGCTGGCAAGTTTTGCGATTGAACGCCGGTACATATCGGGGGGGCGACCATGA
- a CDS encoding zf-HC2 domain-containing protein, with protein MNCQQARSRLSPYLDSELDAGTTFAISEHLRGCDGCRGRFEAEREVERLVATRLQSVHVPNALWDEIVRPIRQRSFSRWRLYVPLATAAAVLIVTWTGWTLSRRERIQPHWVVQEFLAETDGGQPFATSSPRVNSAGMTMPLEPFADLVVSLAGEYALNHVVQMVRLDTKADEDGAEFVELRLNCCGEPVLLRAARRDHPGRMREFIGADSSKLASLPTTDKVTITEREVGDYVVVAVSRHPVSQLLSGIRIQ; from the coding sequence ATGAATTGCCAACAGGCACGTAGCCGACTGAGCCCTTATCTCGATTCCGAACTCGACGCCGGCACAACCTTCGCGATAAGCGAGCACCTGCGAGGCTGCGACGGGTGCCGTGGTCGATTTGAGGCTGAGCGCGAGGTCGAGCGGCTAGTCGCCACCCGGCTTCAGTCAGTTCACGTGCCGAACGCACTGTGGGACGAAATCGTGCGCCCGATCCGACAACGGTCATTCAGTCGTTGGCGGCTGTACGTACCGCTGGCCACCGCTGCGGCAGTCCTCATCGTCACCTGGACCGGGTGGACCCTTAGCAGACGGGAGAGGATTCAACCGCACTGGGTGGTCCAGGAGTTTCTGGCCGAAACCGACGGTGGCCAGCCATTTGCGACGTCGTCTCCCCGAGTGAACAGCGCGGGCATGACGATGCCCCTCGAGCCGTTCGCGGACCTGGTTGTCAGTCTTGCCGGCGAATACGCACTGAACCATGTTGTTCAGATGGTGCGGCTCGACACGAAAGCGGACGAGGATGGCGCCGAGTTTGTAGAACTTCGGCTGAACTGTTGCGGCGAACCAGTGCTACTGCGGGCGGCGAGGCGGGATCATCCCGGCCGTATGCGTGAGTTCATCGGTGCTGATTCATCGAAGCTCGCATCGCTCCCAACGACCGACAAGGTGACTATCACCGAGCGCGAAGTGGGTGATTATGTTGTCGTGGCTGTTTCGCGGCATCCGGTATCACAGCTCCTTTCGGGGATACGGATTCAGTAA
- a CDS encoding TlpA family protein disulfide reductase — translation MSKSMRRRPMKISLFVALLPAPILVGVLCVQTGCNSGRQADAHQGSSTDELIGTKKWSELSVATLEGNQIKLSNLVGKPMILDFWATWCPPCRKQREVLHELSGKYRDQLVIAALSVDQDSEAWKHYVSKHDKMTHELRATPELIERFGVEALPTLVIIDSAGRVQSVSAGLTDVEELGRILRPMMQ, via the coding sequence ATGTCTAAGTCCATGCGTCGTCGTCCAATGAAGATCTCGCTCTTTGTCGCCCTTCTTCCAGCACCGATTCTGGTCGGAGTTCTTTGCGTGCAAACCGGTTGCAACTCGGGTCGTCAAGCGGACGCGCACCAAGGTTCAAGCACCGATGAACTCATTGGGACGAAGAAGTGGTCGGAATTGTCGGTCGCAACGCTGGAAGGCAATCAGATAAAGCTATCAAACTTGGTCGGCAAACCGATGATTCTTGATTTCTGGGCGACGTGGTGCCCACCATGCCGAAAGCAACGCGAGGTACTGCACGAGCTATCGGGGAAGTATCGTGATCAACTCGTCATTGCGGCCCTTTCCGTGGATCAAGACTCGGAAGCATGGAAGCACTACGTCTCAAAGCACGACAAGATGACACACGAATTACGTGCTACCCCGGAGCTCATCGAACGCTTCGGTGTCGAGGCATTGCCAACGTTGGTGATTATCGACTCGGCGGGCCGAGTTCAGAGCGTCTCGGCCGGATTGACAGACGTCGAAGAGCTTGGCAGGATCCTCAGGCCCATGATGCAGTAA
- a CDS encoding trypsin-like peptidase domain-containing protein, producing MFRNLAVVLFLGGAVASSGGCLGRSAAGLHSTDQAVHVVSTSSPSCPICALYSLHRTEVVRLQSDEGQGTGVVIGSSGDILTSAHVVAGLEEVRVDTHDGHHFLGKIAFRDVENDLAVVRIETPGLVWKTVKLDFDEDLPVGTRIFVIGHPVGLGWTVTQGIVSGLRGAGEIALSELIQTDAAISPGNSGGPLLDEHGHLVGIVRSKLIGPGVENVSFAVPSRVVKMFLGRVPSRTTSTSNAFLRSAGILAART from the coding sequence ATGTTTAGAAATCTCGCTGTTGTGCTCTTTCTTGGTGGCGCGGTTGCGTCAAGCGGGGGTTGCTTAGGACGGTCCGCTGCCGGCTTGCACTCCACCGATCAAGCGGTGCACGTCGTGTCGACTTCATCTCCCTCTTGCCCGATTTGCGCGCTTTACAGCCTGCACCGGACGGAAGTAGTTCGCCTTCAATCCGACGAAGGCCAGGGAACCGGGGTGGTAATCGGTTCATCGGGCGATATCCTTACCAGCGCCCATGTTGTTGCCGGCTTGGAAGAAGTCCGCGTCGATACTCATGATGGGCATCACTTCTTAGGAAAGATCGCCTTCCGGGACGTGGAAAATGACCTTGCTGTCGTCAGGATTGAAACGCCTGGTTTGGTATGGAAGACTGTCAAGCTCGATTTCGATGAAGATTTGCCCGTAGGCACCAGGATCTTCGTAATCGGCCATCCGGTTGGGCTGGGCTGGACGGTGACGCAAGGCATCGTTTCAGGACTGCGCGGGGCCGGCGAAATTGCCCTCTCGGAATTGATCCAGACCGATGCGGCGATTTCTCCCGGCAACTCCGGCGGTCCGCTGCTGGACGAACACGGGCACCTGGTAGGAATCGTTCGATCCAAGTTGATAGGGCCGGGAGTCGAGAACGTGTCATTCGCAGTCCCTTCGCGGGTGGTCAAGATGTTTCTCGGTCGCGTACCTTCCAGAACCACTTCAACATCGAACGCGTTTCTCAGGAGCGCCGGAATCCTGGCGGCACGGACATGA
- a CDS encoding serine/threonine-protein phosphatase, with the protein MMDRQREALREKSKDCIMPYKSESATRKPSPPASHQLQCMEVWGGNTAIESGISLPGIDAWVYSQPFKGQASGGDVHYVSMCGMGRIGRFMLADVSGHGTSVSELAIQLRKLMRKSIGRHDLTRLVRGLNRAFGRLSESGVFATAVIMTYFAPTDQLVCCLAGHPRPLWYQAATRTWSLLGPSLTDTLEFQGLPLGIIRSTEYRQFAVTLNRGDLIVAYTDSLIESHAPDREPQGEDGLLSVASSIGAGQPATFGHDLIAAVDRASGDAATTRDDDLTLLVLHHNASDPKPVSIGHRLRMMLKMMGL; encoded by the coding sequence ATGATGGATCGTCAGAGGGAGGCGCTCCGCGAGAAATCGAAGGACTGCATCATGCCTTACAAGTCTGAGTCCGCAACGCGGAAACCGTCGCCCCCAGCATCGCATCAGTTGCAATGCATGGAGGTCTGGGGCGGCAACACGGCCATCGAGAGCGGAATTTCTCTTCCCGGCATTGATGCGTGGGTCTATAGTCAGCCATTCAAGGGCCAAGCGTCCGGTGGCGATGTGCATTACGTTTCAATGTGCGGCATGGGGCGCATTGGCCGGTTCATGTTGGCCGACGTATCCGGCCACGGAACCAGCGTGAGTGAACTGGCGATCCAACTCCGAAAGCTCATGCGCAAGTCGATCGGCCGACATGATCTGACTCGGCTTGTGCGGGGGCTGAACCGTGCGTTTGGACGGCTGAGTGAGAGCGGCGTCTTCGCCACCGCCGTGATCATGACGTACTTCGCCCCTACGGATCAGCTCGTGTGTTGCCTTGCCGGCCATCCCCGGCCGCTTTGGTATCAAGCAGCAACGCGGACATGGAGTTTGCTCGGTCCATCACTCACTGATACGCTTGAGTTTCAAGGACTTCCGCTTGGCATCATTCGTTCGACGGAGTATCGCCAGTTCGCCGTCACGCTCAATCGTGGCGATCTCATCGTCGCTTACACCGATTCTCTCATCGAATCTCACGCGCCCGATCGGGAGCCGCAAGGAGAAGACGGCCTGCTTTCCGTGGCATCGTCGATCGGCGCCGGCCAGCCCGCGACGTTCGGGCACGACCTGATCGCCGCGGTCGATCGTGCCTCGGGTGACGCGGCCACGACCCGCGATGATGACCTCACACTGCTCGTGCTGCACCACAACGCGAGCGATCCGAAGCCCGTGAGCATCGGGCATCGCCTGCGAATGATGCTGAAGATGATGGGGCTCTGA
- a CDS encoding prepilin-type N-terminal cleavage/methylation domain-containing protein — protein MISINHSSGRSFGGLSHGLTLIEVLVSVSVVAALIAVLVPALSHSRRTAHETACLSKLRQLGVAIAAYAIDHDGFIPYGPKAPPPSATNFYPQTGNVTSLLSLESGAPVGLGLLLHGYLGVIREVLFCPGADQDQDTQAALADVGVSQVEGSYYYRHASVSTLSGPAKRPRVKLDALGTNRRGGAIRCLALDTQLIAPPKMAVFNLRTRTHHQQRLVNALFTDGHASTHLNIDRRYTVDVTVSIYNTLDAILRNFEALDSQ, from the coding sequence ATGATCTCAATCAATCATTCAAGTGGACGGTCATTCGGTGGATTGTCACATGGACTCACGCTGATTGAGGTCTTGGTATCTGTTTCCGTCGTCGCCGCGCTGATCGCCGTCCTCGTCCCGGCGCTCAGCCATAGCCGACGCACCGCACATGAGACCGCGTGCCTCTCTAAGTTGCGCCAACTCGGAGTAGCGATCGCCGCCTACGCAATAGACCACGACGGCTTTATACCCTACGGTCCCAAAGCACCTCCGCCATCCGCCACGAATTTCTACCCGCAGACGGGAAACGTCACATCGCTGTTGTCACTGGAAAGCGGCGCCCCGGTCGGCCTCGGATTGCTCCTGCACGGTTACCTCGGAGTTATTCGGGAAGTGCTGTTCTGTCCTGGGGCCGATCAAGATCAGGATACCCAAGCCGCCCTTGCGGACGTCGGGGTGTCGCAAGTCGAGGGTAGTTATTATTACCGCCACGCATCCGTGTCCACCCTGAGCGGCCCGGCGAAGCGTCCCCGCGTGAAGCTTGATGCTCTTGGCACGAATCGAAGGGGGGGAGCGATTCGGTGCCTCGCCCTGGACACCCAGTTAATCGCGCCGCCCAAGATGGCGGTGTTCAACCTAAGAACAAGAACCCATCATCAGCAGCGCCTCGTGAACGCGCTCTTCACCGATGGGCATGCAAGCACTCACCTCAACATAGATAGGCGTTACACAGTCGACGTCACCGTTTCGATTTATAACACACTGGATGCCATTCTACGAAACTTCGAAGCCCTCGATTCTCAATGA
- a CDS encoding methyltransferase domain-containing protein translates to MTTQSPTHETVREYYGRVLKRSSDLKTDACCSPNGMPGHIRSIMTQLAPEIVERFYGCGSPIPQGIEGCTILDLGCGTGRDAFICAKLAGPRGRVIGLDMTAEQLSVAQANEESQAAAFGFGRPNTRFVQGYMESLGDAGIEDESVDVVISNCVLNLSSDKECVFSEILRVLKPGGELLFSDIFADRRLSIDWREDQVLLGECLAGAMYVEDFRRLLHSLGVLDYRIVARRPVSIDNEMVKSKVGMARFDSLTIRAFKIKSLEDRCEDFGQVATYLGTVAHCPHSYVLDDHHEFITGKPMLVCGNTAAMLSETRLAIHFRVQSDRTQHFGLFPCGKSPTLDAAIIAERGCC, encoded by the coding sequence ATGACCACACAATCGCCCACGCACGAAACCGTCCGCGAATACTACGGCCGCGTCCTCAAGAGGTCTTCCGACTTGAAAACGGACGCCTGTTGCTCGCCGAACGGCATGCCGGGGCACATCCGGTCCATCATGACGCAGCTTGCCCCTGAGATCGTCGAACGATTTTACGGCTGCGGGTCACCGATCCCGCAGGGGATCGAGGGCTGCACGATCCTTGATCTCGGCTGCGGCACCGGGCGGGATGCATTCATCTGCGCCAAGCTCGCCGGGCCGCGCGGCCGCGTGATCGGCCTTGACATGACTGCCGAACAATTGAGCGTGGCCCAAGCCAATGAGGAATCCCAAGCCGCTGCTTTTGGTTTCGGCAGACCGAATACCCGGTTTGTTCAGGGATACATGGAGTCTCTTGGCGATGCCGGCATCGAGGATGAATCCGTAGACGTGGTGATTTCAAATTGTGTGTTGAATCTATCTTCCGACAAGGAATGCGTTTTCTCCGAGATTCTTCGAGTTCTCAAGCCGGGCGGCGAGTTGCTTTTCTCGGATATCTTTGCGGACCGAAGGCTCTCAATAGATTGGCGTGAAGATCAGGTCCTGCTGGGCGAATGCCTCGCGGGTGCCATGTACGTCGAAGATTTTCGCCGTTTGCTCCACTCCTTGGGCGTTCTCGATTACCGAATTGTCGCTCGACGGCCGGTTTCCATCGATAATGAAATGGTGAAATCCAAGGTCGGAATGGCGCGGTTTGATTCCCTCACTATTCGCGCGTTCAAAATAAAGTCCCTGGAAGACCGATGCGAGGATTTTGGGCAGGTCGCGACTTATCTTGGAACGGTCGCTCATTGCCCGCACTCGTACGTGCTGGACGATCATCACGAGTTCATCACCGGCAAACCCATGTTGGTTTGCGGAAATACGGCTGCCATGCTCTCCGAAACCCGACTCGCAATTCATTTTCGTGTGCAGAGCGATCGGACGCAACACTTCGGTCTGTTCCCATGTGGAAAGTCGCCCACACTCGATGCAGCGATAATCGCCGAACGAGGGTGTTGTTGA
- a CDS encoding inorganic phosphate transporter, whose protein sequence is MTSVVLALAVFWLAYSNGANDNFKGVATLYGSGTLSYRTALTWATAATLAGSAMSILLAGSLAKVFSGKGLVPEELTRGSNLLIAVASAGAVTILLATLLSMPTSTTHALTGALAGISLLVGHGPSSLSTLWGGFFLPLLVSPLLAIGGAVFLYPLLHRARRYMGVTHETCICAGTAAPQTVRIVEHGSSLLAVPVEGGASITIASRQECIERYDGRILGISAPAIVDGVHLLSGLSVCFARAVNDTPKIAALLLAAGAVGANLKLTVVAVAMGVGGLLNSRRVAETMSRRITALNTGQGLTGNLITAALVLGASRLGMPVSTTHVSCGALFGIGMATRRAKWKTVTQIVVAWLTTLPMGAALGAGIFWLLTHIGGN, encoded by the coding sequence GTGACGAGTGTGGTCTTGGCGCTTGCGGTGTTCTGGCTCGCGTATAGCAATGGCGCAAACGATAATTTCAAAGGCGTCGCAACGCTTTACGGCAGCGGCACGCTCAGCTATCGCACGGCCCTGACTTGGGCGACGGCGGCAACGCTTGCCGGAAGCGCCATGTCCATTTTGCTGGCCGGATCGCTCGCCAAGGTGTTTAGCGGAAAAGGGCTTGTGCCCGAGGAACTCACACGGGGCAGCAATTTGCTGATCGCCGTCGCATCCGCGGGCGCCGTCACGATCCTGTTGGCGACATTGCTCAGCATGCCGACGTCCACCACGCACGCGTTGACTGGCGCTCTCGCGGGTATCTCCTTACTCGTCGGCCATGGCCCATCGAGTCTAAGCACTCTCTGGGGTGGGTTCTTCCTGCCGCTCTTGGTCAGTCCGCTTTTGGCGATCGGCGGAGCCGTTTTCCTTTATCCACTACTCCACCGTGCCCGTCGGTACATGGGCGTAACACATGAAACGTGCATCTGCGCGGGCACCGCAGCGCCTCAAACCGTGCGAATCGTTGAGCACGGGTCCAGCCTATTGGCAGTACCGGTCGAAGGCGGCGCCAGCATCACGATCGCCTCCCGGCAGGAATGTATTGAGCGCTACGACGGGCGCATCTTGGGAATCAGCGCCCCGGCCATTGTTGACGGCGTTCATTTGCTTAGCGGCCTTTCCGTCTGCTTCGCCCGGGCAGTGAACGACACGCCCAAGATCGCCGCCTTGCTTCTGGCCGCAGGAGCAGTTGGGGCGAATTTGAAACTGACAGTGGTCGCGGTCGCAATGGGCGTCGGCGGCTTGCTGAATTCGCGAAGAGTGGCCGAGACCATGAGCAGGCGGATCACCGCCCTGAACACCGGCCAAGGCTTGACCGGCAACTTGATCACGGCCGCGCTGGTGCTTGGCGCCTCCCGGCTTGGCATGCCGGTCTCGACCACGCATGTCTCATGCGGCGCGCTCTTCGGCATCGGCATGGCAACCCGCCGGGCGAAGTGGAAGACCGTGACCCAGATCGTTGTCGCCTGGTTGACGACGTTGCCGATGGGCGCAGCGCTTGGCGCGGGGATATTCTGGCTCCTGACACATATTGGAGGCAACTAA